The Sporocytophaga myxococcoides genome includes a window with the following:
- a CDS encoding TonB-dependent receptor codes for MLKRGVFFNLLIVLGIMSFPHLSIGQGVFGSISGIVQDSAGKKLEHAAVTVKGTNLSAITDSKGTFIIDNVPAGTTVLAILKVGFKPLEKSIEVVGGETNFVTGLVLSDDVHELDEVEILIRRQKFAKAESEQVARMPLKNMENPQVYNVVGKELMKEQLVMERTDMYRNIPGAVPNFSAGGSQGLNIRGFSNTNGLRNGMVTSAIFLLNPIILERVEVMRGPSGTLFGSNRNTSFGGVYNYVTKNPYDIQAGELTMTMGSYNLSRVTADINTPLNEKKNVLFRLNTAWQSEGSFQDQGFAKIYTIAPSFIYKVNDKLKFTVDADFTRGNYTNLSTAIGNMTNVKVRNFKDLKLPYNRSLINNSAGINNGVNNVQGQMEYKFSDKWKSQTNFLYSEGYYKDFIWTTLSYITDSTLYRQFRNQTPETFGNIQAQQNFIGDFKIGPFRNRVVIGLDYNKNYNSLNRTAMTTYDTININKPVNDYSGDKINEISSKRGFSATTFKSESFGAYVSDVLNITSDFMVMLSLRIDKYSTKGNYDLSKATYSGAYEQVSLSPKLGLVYQPVKDKVSLFANYMNGFVNLGPVNQPDNTVLVLNPQYANQLEVGAKFDVVKNKLAGSISFYDISVKNSTRIDVIGGKNFTVQDGTQRSKGYELELIANPVKGFNIIAGYANNENKYTKASTTLENKYVTASPKHIGNLWVSYTILDGVLDGVGLGVGGNYIGESWFESTNSFVLPSYTLLNASVFYDRPKYRITLKGNNLLNEHYWNPTGTPQKPINFLASVAYKF; via the coding sequence ATGTTGAAAAGGGGAGTATTTTTTAATCTTCTTATAGTATTAGGGATAATGTCTTTCCCTCATTTAAGTATAGGGCAAGGAGTTTTCGGAAGTATATCCGGTATAGTACAGGATTCTGCAGGAAAAAAGCTGGAGCATGCGGCTGTTACAGTAAAAGGTACTAATCTTTCTGCTATCACCGATTCAAAAGGTACCTTTATTATAGATAATGTTCCTGCTGGTACCACTGTTCTGGCAATCCTAAAAGTTGGTTTCAAACCTCTTGAGAAATCAATAGAAGTTGTGGGAGGTGAAACAAACTTCGTCACTGGTCTTGTCCTTTCTGATGATGTTCATGAACTGGATGAAGTAGAAATTCTAATTAGAAGACAAAAGTTTGCGAAAGCCGAAAGCGAGCAGGTTGCCAGAATGCCACTGAAGAACATGGAAAATCCCCAGGTATATAACGTTGTGGGAAAAGAACTGATGAAGGAACAGTTGGTAATGGAAAGAACTGACATGTATAGAAATATTCCGGGAGCTGTTCCAAACTTTTCAGCAGGTGGTTCTCAGGGTTTAAACATCAGAGGTTTTTCTAATACCAATGGATTGAGAAATGGCATGGTCACAAGTGCAATCTTTCTTCTGAACCCGATAATTCTTGAGCGTGTAGAGGTAATGAGAGGACCTTCAGGAACTCTGTTCGGTAGTAATAGAAATACTTCTTTCGGAGGTGTCTATAATTATGTAACTAAGAACCCTTATGATATACAGGCCGGAGAGTTAACAATGACAATGGGAAGCTATAATCTTTCAAGAGTTACAGCAGATATAAATACGCCTCTTAATGAGAAAAAGAATGTGCTGTTCAGATTGAATACTGCCTGGCAATCAGAAGGATCTTTCCAGGATCAGGGGTTTGCAAAGATTTATACCATTGCACCAAGCTTTATCTATAAAGTAAATGATAAACTGAAATTTACGGTGGACGCTGATTTCACAAGAGGAAACTATACCAATCTGAGCACAGCTATTGGAAATATGACGAATGTGAAAGTAAGGAACTTCAAAGATTTGAAACTTCCTTATAATCGTTCATTAATAAATAACAGCGCTGGCATTAATAACGGTGTCAACAATGTACAGGGGCAAATGGAATATAAGTTTTCAGATAAATGGAAGTCACAGACTAATTTCTTATATTCTGAAGGATATTATAAGGACTTTATCTGGACAACTTTATCTTATATAACTGATTCGACATTGTATAGACAATTCAGAAACCAGACTCCGGAAACTTTTGGTAATATTCAGGCTCAGCAAAATTTCATAGGCGATTTTAAAATAGGTCCTTTTAGAAACAGGGTAGTAATAGGACTGGATTACAATAAGAATTATAACTCCCTTAATAGGACTGCGATGACGACTTATGATACTATAAATATTAATAAGCCGGTTAATGATTATAGTGGAGATAAGATCAATGAAATTTCTTCTAAACGTGGATTCAGTGCTACCACCTTTAAGTCTGAAAGTTTTGGCGCTTATGTATCCGATGTGCTGAACATTACTTCTGATTTTATGGTAATGTTGAGCCTGCGTATAGATAAGTATTCAACTAAAGGTAACTATGACCTGTCTAAAGCTACCTATTCAGGTGCATACGAGCAGGTTTCTTTGTCTCCTAAATTAGGTTTGGTGTATCAGCCTGTTAAAGATAAAGTTTCTTTATTTGCAAACTATATGAATGGTTTTGTAAACTTAGGTCCTGTTAATCAGCCAGACAATACAGTTTTAGTGCTCAATCCTCAATATGCTAATCAGTTGGAGGTAGGTGCCAAATTTGATGTTGTAAAGAATAAATTGGCAGGAAGCATCAGTTTTTATGATATATCTGTTAAAAATTCCACTCGTATTGATGTTATTGGCGGCAAGAATTTTACTGTTCAGGACGGTACTCAAAGAAGTAAAGGTTATGAGCTTGAATTGATAGCTAATCCGGTTAAAGGATTTAACATCATAGCAGGATATGCCAATAACGAAAATAAATATACAAAAGCTTCTACTACTTTAGAAAATAAGTATGTAACAGCGAGTCCTAAACATATTGGTAACCTTTGGGTAAGCTATACTATACTTGATGGAGTTCTTGATGGGGTAGGTTTGGGTGTAGGTGGTAATTATATTGGCGAATCATGGTTTGAAAGCACTAACTCATTTGTATTACCATCTTATACGCTTTTGAATGCATCAGTATTTTATGATCGCCCTAAGTACAGAATTACCCTTAAAGGTAATAACCTGTTAAACGAACATTATTGGAATCCTACCGGAACTCCTCAGAAACCAATTAACTTCCTTGCAAGTGTCGCATACAAATTCTAA
- a CDS encoding PepSY-associated TM helix domain-containing protein has product MSHTNSKISIKKIIGQIHLWLGLLSGLVVFILGITGCIYAFQSELKELFYADRYFVKSKGIKPLPIRKLKESAQKTLGDEYPITFLHYIPETSYAYRFRASKTEKEALTYNSKVLYNKMAFVDQYTAEVLFVEDTKWEFFNVVLQIHYDLLLNKIGHQIVGWSTLIFVVMLISGLVLWWPKNKAAIKQRLYFKWKVTTKWKRKNYDLHNIPGFYSLTLALIISLTGLWFAFEWFRPPVKWIANGGKPVIEEKKVFSDTTHAASPDLIDIIEKNIRERNIKGAFFYMTFPEGKKTPVVVTAMHNKDNFVKRSQYFFDKNTGEELKCSPYESKSSADKFGFMIYDIHVGKIIGLPGQILAFFAALIAASLPLTGVLIWIGKKGRKTNSKPAKKTKRTVDLV; this is encoded by the coding sequence GTGTCGCATACAAATTCTAAGATCAGTATAAAAAAAATAATTGGTCAAATACATCTCTGGCTCGGACTGTTGTCCGGGCTAGTGGTGTTTATATTGGGGATTACCGGCTGTATTTATGCATTTCAATCAGAATTAAAGGAATTGTTTTATGCTGACAGATATTTTGTAAAAAGCAAAGGCATTAAACCATTACCAATAAGAAAGCTTAAAGAAAGTGCACAAAAGACATTAGGAGATGAATATCCGATTACTTTCCTTCACTATATTCCTGAAACTTCTTATGCCTACCGTTTCAGAGCTTCAAAGACAGAAAAAGAAGCTCTAACTTATAACAGCAAAGTGCTCTATAATAAAATGGCATTCGTAGATCAATATACTGCAGAGGTTCTGTTTGTAGAAGATACAAAGTGGGAGTTTTTTAATGTTGTATTGCAAATTCATTACGACTTGCTTTTGAATAAAATAGGTCATCAGATTGTGGGATGGAGTACACTAATATTTGTTGTAATGCTGATCTCAGGCTTAGTGCTGTGGTGGCCCAAAAACAAAGCAGCTATAAAGCAACGTCTTTACTTCAAATGGAAGGTTACTACAAAATGGAAACGGAAGAATTATGATCTGCACAATATCCCCGGATTTTATTCATTAACGCTTGCCTTAATAATATCTCTGACAGGCCTCTGGTTTGCCTTTGAATGGTTCAGGCCACCTGTTAAATGGATTGCTAATGGAGGAAAACCTGTAATTGAAGAGAAGAAAGTTTTTTCAGACACCACTCACGCAGCTTCTCCTGACCTTATAGATATTATAGAGAAGAATATCAGAGAAAGGAATATAAAAGGAGCGTTTTTTTATATGACTTTTCCTGAAGGTAAAAAAACTCCGGTTGTGGTTACTGCAATGCATAACAAGGATAATTTTGTTAAAAGAAGTCAGTATTTTTTTGATAAAAATACCGGAGAAGAATTAAAATGCAGTCCTTACGAAAGTAAGAGCAGTGCTGATAAATTCGGATTTATGATATATGACATCCATGTAGGGAAAATAATTGGCTTACCCGGTCAGATATTAGCATTCTTTGCAGCCCTGATTGCAGCATCCCTGCCTCTTACAGGAGTATTAATATGGATCGGGAAAAAAGGCAGGAAGACAAATTCTAAGCCAGCAAAAAAAACAAAAAGGACAGTTGATCTTGTTTAG
- a CDS encoding zinc-dependent alcohol dehydrogenase gives MNQLYFIKKEKLEWRETTAPVINGSLQAIVRPFAAAKCDLDDIYLFNNLNTKLNIGSVLGIVNKDFHRLFGQNFFKGPFPFGHECVAEVVEIGDQVKTIKPGDIATVPFQISCGSCINCNNGVSGSCSNTPPISAYGFGTHLQFGGAMSDLIKVPYADAMLLKISEHIDPIHLASLSDNIPDAYRNVGPELEKNPDKSILVIGGKVKSIGLYTVLIAKAMGASRIDYMDYSNERLELAKRCGANNVYGFSSKITEQYDIVVEANSDKQGLFKAIKFVRPNGLISSSGIYLKKMKMPLIEMYSKGVTFKTGIANARPDAEKVLKLITAKKLNPELVTTKIDSWDNAIEAFLTKTTKVIVNRPRLFSSN, from the coding sequence ATGAATCAACTATACTTTATAAAAAAAGAAAAGCTTGAATGGCGGGAAACCACCGCTCCTGTTATTAACGGCAGCTTACAAGCCATTGTAAGACCCTTTGCAGCGGCTAAATGTGATCTCGATGATATTTATCTATTCAACAATTTGAATACAAAACTTAATATCGGTTCTGTATTGGGAATAGTAAATAAGGATTTTCACAGATTGTTTGGACAAAATTTTTTCAAAGGTCCGTTTCCATTCGGTCATGAGTGTGTGGCAGAGGTAGTAGAAATCGGAGACCAAGTAAAGACAATAAAACCCGGAGATATAGCCACAGTTCCGTTTCAAATATCTTGTGGCAGCTGCATCAATTGTAACAATGGAGTTTCAGGATCATGCAGCAATACTCCCCCTATATCTGCCTATGGATTTGGTACCCATCTCCAATTTGGCGGAGCTATGTCTGATCTGATAAAAGTGCCTTATGCTGATGCAATGCTTTTAAAAATATCTGAACATATTGATCCTATTCATCTGGCCAGTCTTAGTGACAATATTCCGGATGCCTATAGAAATGTCGGTCCTGAGCTTGAAAAAAATCCTGATAAAAGCATTCTCGTAATCGGAGGAAAAGTAAAAAGCATTGGTCTTTATACAGTATTGATTGCAAAAGCCATGGGGGCGTCTAGAATTGATTATATGGACTATAGCAATGAACGGTTAGAGCTGGCTAAACGATGCGGAGCTAACAATGTTTATGGATTCTCTTCCAAAATCACTGAACAATATGATATAGTGGTAGAAGCAAATTCTGATAAACAAGGGTTATTCAAAGCGATAAAATTTGTCAGACCAAATGGTTTAATATCCAGCTCTGGCATCTATTTAAAGAAAATGAAAATGCCTTTAATAGAAATGTATAGTAAAGGTGTTACATTCAAAACAGGTATTGCAAATGCCAGACCCGATGCTGAAAAGGTTTTAAAACTAATAACAGCTAAAAAACTAAATCCTGAATTGGTAACAACAAAGATTGACTCTTGGGACAATGCAATTGAAGCTTTTCTTACAAAAACAACTAAAGTCATTGTTAACAGACCTAGACTCTTTTCCTCAAATTAA
- a CDS encoding TROVE domain-containing protein — translation MRFNFLKGKNVVTNYEGAKAYELTPEMELYSAVVTAGLSDSFYESGDERLKRIQSLMVSNDPKFVAKLAVYARTSMHMRSVPLVLAVELAKYCSGTDLVSKTVKGVVQRADEIMELLAYYQLSNGRTGTKKLNKLSKQVQKGLSGAFNSFDEYQFAKYNRDGEVKLRDALFLVHPKAKDDEQQNIFNKIASKSLEVPYTWETELSALGQTNFADEKEKAAAFKVKWEELIESEKLGYMALLRNLRNIIQADVDYVYMQKVCSRLSNAHAVARSKQFPFRFLAAYREVKELKSDFVAMVLSALENAVMASAQNIKGFDEATKVVVACDVSGSMQKPVSARSKVLLYDIGLMLAMLMQSKSKRVISGMFGDKWKIINMPNKGVLTNVGEFYRREGEVGYSTNGHLVIDDLYLRKIVMDKIMIFTDCQLWNSSGGGGSLARSWKDYKKIAPQAKLYLFDLAGYGNTPLRIEDNDVFLIAGWSDKVFDVLEAIEDGASAIRKIKEMELV, via the coding sequence ATGCGATTCAATTTTTTAAAAGGAAAAAATGTAGTGACAAACTACGAAGGAGCTAAAGCTTATGAATTAACTCCAGAGATGGAGCTTTATTCTGCAGTTGTAACTGCGGGGCTAAGCGATTCATTTTATGAAAGCGGAGATGAACGTTTGAAGAGAATTCAGAGTCTCATGGTAAGCAATGATCCAAAGTTTGTCGCCAAGCTCGCTGTATATGCTCGAACATCTATGCATATGAGAAGTGTTCCGTTGGTTCTTGCGGTTGAGCTTGCAAAGTATTGCTCGGGTACAGACCTTGTAAGCAAGACTGTAAAAGGAGTAGTACAACGTGCGGATGAAATAATGGAACTATTGGCGTATTACCAATTGTCAAATGGCAGAACTGGAACAAAAAAGCTGAATAAGCTCTCAAAGCAAGTGCAGAAAGGACTGTCTGGTGCATTTAACAGCTTTGATGAGTATCAATTTGCCAAGTATAACCGAGATGGAGAAGTAAAACTTCGAGATGCTTTGTTTCTGGTCCATCCAAAAGCTAAAGATGATGAGCAACAAAATATTTTCAATAAGATAGCTTCTAAGTCACTTGAAGTACCATATACCTGGGAAACAGAACTATCTGCTTTGGGACAAACAAATTTTGCTGACGAAAAGGAAAAAGCAGCTGCTTTCAAAGTCAAGTGGGAAGAACTGATTGAAAGTGAAAAGCTGGGATATATGGCGTTGCTTAGAAACCTTCGTAATATCATTCAAGCAGATGTAGACTACGTTTACATGCAAAAGGTGTGCTCCAGACTGAGTAATGCTCATGCTGTTGCAAGGTCTAAACAGTTTCCGTTCAGATTTCTTGCGGCTTACAGAGAAGTAAAAGAGTTGAAGTCTGATTTCGTTGCAATGGTCCTTAGCGCTCTTGAGAATGCAGTTATGGCAAGCGCTCAGAATATAAAAGGTTTTGATGAAGCGACAAAGGTTGTAGTAGCCTGTGATGTTTCAGGTTCAATGCAAAAGCCCGTATCTGCCAGGAGTAAAGTATTACTTTATGATATAGGGTTGATGCTGGCAATGCTGATGCAGTCAAAATCCAAAAGAGTAATTTCCGGAATGTTCGGGGATAAATGGAAAATCATCAACATGCCTAATAAAGGAGTGCTTACAAATGTAGGAGAGTTTTACCGAAGAGAAGGTGAAGTGGGCTATTCCACCAATGGACACCTCGTGATAGATGACTTGTATCTGAGAAAAATCGTGATGGATAAAATAATGATTTTCACAGATTGTCAACTATGGAACAGTTCAGGTGGAGGAGGTTCATTAGCACGTTCCTGGAAAGACTATAAGAAAATAGCTCCTCAGGCAAAGCTTTATCTTTTCGATTTAGCCGGATATGGAAATACTCCATTGCGTATAGAAGATAACGATGTCTTTCTTATTGCTGGTTGGTCTGACAAAGTGTTTGATGTGCTCGAAGCGATAGAGGATGGAGCGTCTGCTATCAGAAAAATTAAAGAGATGGAGTTGGTTTAA
- a CDS encoding nucleotidyltransferase domain-containing protein: MQEVIKKEILEIERRENVKILYACESGSRAWGFPSRDSDYDVRFIYIRPKEWYLSIDDYKDTLDFPINDLLDISGWDIRKALKLFRSSNAVIFEWLQSPIIYKEEPAFKEQLIDLLKDYYSLRAGMHHYLGMTINPFKNDLQSDTVKIKKYLYALRSSLACRWMREKQTVPPMEFGILRTLIKDEGAVNELVDQLLVRKKDNSEGDTIPSSRLLNQFIENEIRESELYTTQLEKSTGSTEVLNNIFRNLLSKSFKQEV, encoded by the coding sequence ATGCAGGAAGTAATAAAGAAAGAAATTCTAGAAATTGAAAGACGGGAAAATGTCAAGATACTTTATGCATGTGAGTCAGGTAGCAGAGCCTGGGGATTTCCATCCAGAGACAGTGACTATGATGTGAGATTTATTTATATAAGACCGAAGGAATGGTATTTGAGTATTGATGATTACAAGGATACTTTGGATTTTCCTATTAATGACCTTTTAGATATAAGTGGCTGGGATATACGTAAGGCTCTGAAGCTTTTTAGGTCCTCTAATGCTGTTATCTTTGAATGGCTTCAGTCTCCGATTATCTACAAAGAAGAGCCGGCATTTAAAGAGCAATTGATTGATCTGTTAAAAGACTATTATTCTTTAAGAGCGGGAATGCATCATTATTTAGGGATGACAATTAATCCCTTTAAAAATGATTTACAGAGTGATACAGTAAAAATAAAGAAATACCTTTATGCATTAAGGTCCTCACTGGCTTGCAGATGGATGAGGGAGAAGCAAACAGTTCCACCAATGGAATTTGGTATACTTAGGACCTTGATTAAAGATGAAGGAGCTGTTAATGAATTAGTAGATCAGTTATTAGTCCGCAAGAAGGATAATTCAGAAGGAGATACAATTCCTTCCTCTCGTTTATTGAATCAATTTATAGAGAACGAAATTAGAGAGAGTGAATTATATACAACGCAGCTTGAAAAATCAACTGGTTCTACAGAAGTACTTAATAATATTTTCAGAAATTTGTTGTCTAAATCTTTTAAGCAGGAGGTGTGA
- a CDS encoding DNA polymerase beta superfamily protein — MNIEYVKSKSKILLECISGSRAYGLDLPTSDTDIKGVFALSKKDFYGLTYTDQVNNETNDTVFYELKRFIELLVKNNPNLLDLLSSPEDCILFKDPLMNLIKPEMFLSRLCKTTFGEYAMTQIKKAKGLNKKISNPIEKERKSVLDFCFVAKDQGAISLKDWLVEKGYDQSKCGLVKVAHMNDIYALFYDLDNVFKFNGVIHKESANEVVLSSVPKGIQPEGILSFNRNGYSVYCKEYKEYWDWVDKRNNERYENTVAHGKNYDAKNMMHVFRLLDMAEEIALYKRVIVRRQNREHLLSIRKGNFMYEDLVKQAEEKIDRIHEIYEKSDLPDAPDLNRAENLLVAMRESLYS, encoded by the coding sequence ATGAATATTGAATATGTAAAAAGTAAAAGCAAGATACTCTTGGAATGCATCAGTGGCAGCAGAGCTTATGGTCTTGACCTGCCGACTTCTGATACGGATATTAAAGGTGTTTTTGCTCTTTCAAAAAAAGATTTTTACGGATTAACCTATACTGATCAGGTAAATAATGAAACCAATGATACTGTCTTTTATGAGTTAAAAAGGTTTATAGAATTGTTGGTTAAAAACAACCCTAACTTATTGGACCTTCTTTCTTCTCCGGAAGATTGTATCTTGTTTAAAGATCCTTTAATGAATCTTATAAAGCCTGAAATGTTTTTATCCAGGTTGTGCAAGACTACATTTGGTGAGTATGCAATGACTCAGATTAAAAAGGCAAAGGGATTGAATAAAAAAATCAGCAATCCTATTGAGAAAGAACGAAAGTCGGTTCTGGATTTTTGTTTTGTTGCAAAAGATCAGGGAGCAATTTCACTGAAGGATTGGCTTGTAGAGAAAGGATATGATCAGAGTAAATGCGGCCTGGTTAAGGTTGCCCATATGAATGATATATATGCGCTCTTTTATGATTTAGACAATGTGTTTAAATTCAATGGTGTTATTCATAAAGAGTCAGCTAATGAAGTTGTATTAAGTTCTGTACCGAAGGGAATTCAGCCCGAAGGTATTTTATCTTTCAACAGGAATGGTTACTCTGTTTATTGCAAAGAATACAAAGAATATTGGGATTGGGTAGACAAGAGAAACAATGAACGGTATGAAAATACAGTTGCACATGGAAAGAACTATGATGCAAAGAATATGATGCACGTTTTCAGACTGCTTGATATGGCTGAAGAAATTGCATTATATAAAAGAGTTATTGTGAGAAGGCAAAACAGAGAACATTTATTAAGTATCCGCAAAGGCAATTTTATGTATGAAGATCTTGTAAAGCAGGCAGAAGAAAAGATCGACAGAATACATGAAATCTATGAAAAGAGCGACCTTCCGGATGCCCCGGATTTAAACAGAGCAGAGAACCTTCTGGTAGCTATGCGTGAAAGTTTATATTCTTAA
- a CDS encoding 3' terminal RNA ribose 2'-O-methyltransferase Hen1 codes for MLLTITTTHKPATDLGYIMHKHPDKLQSFDMSFGKMHVFYPESSEERSTIALLLDVDPIALVRDHKGPSGEGFALEHYVNDRPYVASSFMSVAISKAFRSAMGGICKDKPYLVDRVLPLEVNIQVLPSRGGEAFLRSLFEPLGYQVELKRYELDPQFPEWGMSRYFSVTLRNELKMKDLLAHLYVLIPVLDNDKHYWISEHEVQKLEEKGNGWLEQHPEKELIIKRYLKNVGAFTRLAKSRLSEEEIIDNKEEEVSSNDNVKEERKISLHQQRLNKALDELKLSGAQSVVDLGCGEGKLLKLLMKEAQFNNIVGMDVSYRTLENAKSRLNYERIPQKQKDRLGLIHGSLTYRDKRLKGFDAAAVIEVIEHLDLSRLASFERVVFESARPLTVVITTPNAEYNVKYESLNEGAFRHSDHRFEWTRAEFEKWASGIATKYNYEVRFEPIGDWDVEVGAPSQMGVFKIKN; via the coding sequence ATGTTACTAACTATTACTACAACACATAAACCTGCGACAGATTTGGGATATATTATGCACAAGCATCCCGACAAGTTGCAAAGCTTTGACATGTCTTTCGGTAAGATGCATGTCTTTTATCCTGAATCTTCAGAGGAAAGATCTACCATAGCGTTGCTTCTTGATGTTGATCCAATAGCTCTGGTGCGTGATCATAAAGGACCTTCAGGAGAGGGGTTTGCCTTGGAGCATTATGTAAATGACAGGCCTTATGTAGCCTCTTCTTTTATGTCTGTTGCTATCAGCAAAGCCTTCAGATCTGCTATGGGCGGGATTTGTAAAGACAAACCTTATCTGGTTGATAGGGTACTTCCATTGGAAGTGAATATACAGGTGCTGCCATCACGAGGAGGAGAAGCTTTTTTAAGAAGTCTGTTTGAACCATTGGGATATCAGGTCGAACTGAAGAGATATGAATTGGATCCTCAATTTCCTGAATGGGGCATGAGCAGATATTTTTCTGTGACTCTTAGGAATGAGTTAAAGATGAAAGATCTGTTAGCTCATCTCTATGTTTTGATTCCGGTACTGGATAATGATAAGCATTACTGGATAAGCGAGCATGAAGTTCAGAAGCTTGAAGAAAAAGGAAATGGCTGGTTGGAGCAACATCCGGAAAAAGAACTGATTATAAAAAGGTATCTGAAGAACGTAGGAGCATTCACCAGATTAGCCAAGTCCAGACTTTCTGAAGAAGAGATTATAGATAACAAAGAGGAGGAGGTAAGTTCCAACGATAACGTAAAAGAAGAAAGAAAAATATCTCTTCATCAGCAAAGGCTTAATAAAGCTCTAGACGAACTTAAACTTTCCGGAGCGCAAAGTGTGGTCGATTTAGGTTGCGGAGAAGGTAAACTGTTAAAATTGCTTATGAAAGAAGCGCAATTCAATAACATTGTAGGAATGGATGTTTCTTATCGCACTCTTGAAAATGCAAAGAGCAGGCTGAATTACGAAAGGATACCTCAGAAGCAAAAGGATAGGCTCGGATTAATTCATGGTTCGTTAACTTACAGAGATAAAAGATTGAAAGGTTTTGATGCAGCTGCTGTTATTGAAGTGATAGAACACCTTGATCTTTCAAGACTCGCTTCCTTTGAGAGGGTGGTTTTTGAATCTGCAAGGCCATTAACTGTAGTTATCACGACTCCAAATGCTGAATACAATGTTAAATATGAATCATTAAATGAAGGAGCATTCAGACATAGTGACCACCGTTTCGAGTGGACAAGAGCAGAGTTTGAAAAATGGGCTTCCGGAATAGCAACAAAGTATAATTATGAAGTGAGGTTTGAGCCTATTGGTGATTGGGATGTGGAAGTCGGTGCTCCAAGTCAAATGGGTGTATTTAAAATAAAGAATTAG